The proteins below come from a single Synergistes jonesii genomic window:
- a CDS encoding TetR/AcrR family transcriptional regulator — protein MYIRSTKRKQQALETKSRVFDTAHRMFRDRGFYNVTVEEIAQEAGISVGTIYHLFKNKYDLLFAWHFKLDEKYKEYYEELKKDPKYQEAGTLELLREWFLAVHEICADFGMEYISVIYAYMLSDKDFARTMTDSERTYFKIILELVEKGQSEGSITKRMAAEQIASDLTVLSRGLFSAWAINNSKLSMREFCKSPLDIFIRGVSTAYENKKLN, from the coding sequence GTGTATATCCGCAGCACTAAAAGAAAGCAGCAGGCATTGGAAACAAAGAGCCGCGTTTTTGACACGGCACACAGAATGTTTCGTGATAGAGGCTTCTATAACGTTACCGTTGAAGAAATAGCGCAGGAAGCGGGGATATCTGTCGGAACTATTTATCATCTGTTCAAAAATAAATATGACCTGCTCTTTGCATGGCACTTCAAGCTTGACGAGAAGTACAAGGAATATTACGAAGAATTAAAGAAAGATCCGAAATATCAAGAAGCGGGAACGCTGGAGCTGCTGAGAGAGTGGTTTCTTGCCGTTCATGAGATTTGCGCAGATTTCGGCATGGAATATATAAGCGTCATATATGCCTACATGCTTTCTGATAAAGACTTTGCCCGAACAATGACCGACAGCGAACGCACTTATTTTAAGATAATCTTGGAACTCGTAGAAAAAGGACAGAGCGAGGGTTCTATAACAAAACGTATGGCAGCCGAACAGATCGCTTCCGACCTCACAGTCTTGAGCCGCGGGCTTTTCTCCGCGTGGGCTATAAACAACTCAAAGCTCTCAATGCGCGAGTTCTGTAAATCGCCGCTTGATATTTTTATACGCGGCGTAAGCACGGCATACGAAAATAAAAAACTTAATTGA
- a CDS encoding amidohydrolase family protein, translating into MENFVKIKCGKMYDGLKPAFQENTEILICGKYIKEVGRNLPMPEGTEIIDLSDRTVTPGLIDAHVHPQFFHWRDVYLDTIYNSNGYRALATYHTAEKSLYGGFTTIRSIGWFRESYELDVKRAINEGYLPGARMVVAPHLIASSGSHGDMSQVARNNPAIADFLESTYSGTGNGPDFFRAAVRRDKKLGADFIKIMATGGFATPNDDPDDIQMSDCEFEAVFDTARELKIGVTAHVYGPRLMQKLIGYGIQGMEHGSLMDKETAKMFEDTGTYLVPTFCPYQDAIEGDEESMAMKSPAFRHKLHVYQDRLRKGREVILESNIKLGYGTDFVTVHDNFEHGWEYSSWLRSGADPFRALQAATKNNAEICGIEKIAGTIEPGKYADIAGWKRDLLKDENALRDCSFVMKEGVRYKAESYIDL; encoded by the coding sequence ATGGAAAATTTCGTTAAAATCAAATGCGGAAAAATGTACGACGGCTTAAAGCCCGCTTTTCAGGAAAACACTGAGATACTTATCTGCGGAAAATACATCAAAGAAGTCGGACGCAACCTGCCGATGCCGGAAGGCACGGAAATCATCGACCTTTCGGACCGCACGGTGACGCCTGGGCTCATCGACGCCCACGTGCATCCGCAGTTCTTCCACTGGCGCGACGTTTACCTTGACACGATCTATAATTCTAATGGCTATAGAGCTCTTGCCACATATCATACGGCGGAAAAATCGCTTTACGGCGGATTTACGACAATACGCTCGATAGGCTGGTTCCGCGAATCATACGAGCTCGACGTAAAACGTGCGATCAATGAAGGATACCTGCCCGGTGCAAGAATGGTCGTCGCTCCGCATCTTATCGCGAGCTCCGGAAGCCACGGAGATATGTCGCAGGTTGCGAGAAACAACCCCGCAATCGCAGATTTCCTTGAAAGTACATATTCGGGAACAGGCAACGGGCCGGACTTTTTCCGTGCGGCAGTACGCCGAGACAAAAAACTTGGCGCAGATTTCATCAAAATAATGGCAACGGGCGGATTCGCAACTCCGAACGACGATCCCGACGATATTCAGATGAGCGACTGCGAATTTGAAGCGGTCTTTGACACGGCAAGAGAACTGAAAATAGGAGTGACGGCGCACGTCTACGGACCGCGCCTGATGCAGAAGCTTATCGGCTACGGCATTCAGGGCATGGAGCACGGTTCGTTGATGGATAAAGAGACGGCAAAGATGTTTGAAGACACGGGAACATATCTCGTCCCGACGTTCTGCCCGTATCAGGACGCCATCGAAGGAGATGAAGAGAGCATGGCAATGAAATCGCCTGCTTTCCGCCACAAACTCCATGTCTATCAGGACCGTTTACGCAAGGGGCGCGAAGTGATCCTTGAAAGTAATATCAAGCTTGGATATGGCACGGACTTTGTCACGGTACACGACAATTTTGAACATGGCTGGGAATACAGCTCATGGCTGAGAAGCGGGGCAGATCCCTTCCGCGCATTGCAGGCGGCTACGAAAAACAACGCGGAGATCTGCGGCATCGAAAAGATCGCCGGTACCATTGAACCCGGCAAATATGCGGACATCGCCGGTTGGAAGAGAGATTTGCTTAAGGACGAAAATGCGCTTCGTGATTGCTCGTTCGTAATGAAAGAGGGCGTGCGGTATAAAGCTGAGAGCTATATCGACTTATAA
- a CDS encoding sodium:solute symporter family protein, with protein MHTLVHQPAMLAIVVAYLAILLLVGLHFYNKQKSVAANESGADFFLAGRSLGKIVAVGTMLATFTGNGTISGGGNSLAFNYGLWSGIFFVVPPILSFSFLYFAAPKIRAGGHTTVAEMIEDRFGSNARFFAGIIIALAMVSIVSYQYRGLGFILNATTGISVETCTAICCAVVVALAFSGGLRTVAATDALSAFLMVGGLVIGIPFLLNAIGGWGWVIENAAVNDPKSLTFFGGQTLIGWAGGYLPLFFLTIGDQNYYQRINAAKDLKTARAGLLGSMAGCCIIMPVVAVYAFCAKQWFGGNIRAGQALISTATLMPTIIGGIVLSAAAAFTITTGDSYLLSGASNFTIDIYRTHINPKATPADEMRASRWFILIAGVLAYVILQFFPSVLAIQYWSYTIYAAGMTPAVVGALLWSNCTKPGGVASMFVGTALTIAWEATLYKATGLQTIYVALPASFIVLVLVSLCTQPKKS; from the coding sequence ATGCATACACTAGTACATCAACCGGCAATGTTGGCTATCGTTGTCGCGTACCTCGCAATTCTTCTTTTGGTAGGCCTTCATTTCTATAACAAACAGAAAAGCGTTGCCGCAAACGAGAGTGGGGCGGATTTCTTTCTTGCCGGACGCTCGCTTGGTAAAATTGTCGCAGTAGGAACGATGCTTGCAACATTCACAGGGAACGGCACGATCTCCGGGGGCGGCAACAGCCTTGCGTTCAATTATGGTTTGTGGTCGGGGATTTTCTTTGTAGTCCCCCCCATTCTTTCCTTCTCGTTCCTTTACTTTGCGGCGCCGAAGATTCGCGCCGGCGGTCATACCACAGTCGCTGAGATGATCGAAGACAGGTTCGGCTCAAATGCACGTTTCTTTGCCGGCATCATCATTGCGCTCGCAATGGTTTCGATCGTTTCATACCAGTATCGCGGGCTCGGATTCATCCTCAACGCTACTACCGGTATCTCAGTCGAGACTTGCACGGCGATATGCTGCGCGGTCGTCGTCGCCCTTGCATTCTCAGGCGGTCTGAGAACAGTCGCCGCAACGGACGCACTGTCTGCATTCCTGATGGTCGGCGGCCTTGTTATAGGCATTCCGTTCCTTCTCAACGCGATAGGCGGCTGGGGCTGGGTAATTGAAAATGCCGCTGTAAACGATCCTAAATCACTGACATTCTTCGGCGGGCAGACATTGATTGGTTGGGCCGGCGGCTATCTGCCGCTGTTCTTCCTCACAATCGGCGACCAGAACTACTATCAGCGTATCAACGCAGCAAAAGACCTTAAAACGGCGCGCGCCGGGCTTCTCGGCAGTATGGCGGGATGCTGCATAATCATGCCGGTCGTTGCGGTCTATGCGTTTTGCGCAAAACAGTGGTTTGGCGGAAATATCAGGGCGGGACAGGCTCTCATTTCAACGGCGACACTAATGCCGACAATCATAGGCGGCATCGTACTTTCCGCGGCGGCCGCGTTCACAATCACAACAGGCGACTCTTACCTTCTCTCGGGAGCGTCAAACTTCACGATCGATATTTACAGAACGCACATCAATCCAAAAGCGACGCCCGCCGACGAAATGCGCGCATCGCGCTGGTTCATCCTCATCGCAGGTGTCCTTGCATACGTTATCCTACAATTCTTCCCGTCGGTTCTTGCGATCCAGTATTGGTCATACACGATCTACGCAGCAGGCATGACGCCAGCCGTCGTCGGGGCACTGCTTTGGAGCAATTGCACAAAGCCCGGAGGCGTCGCTTCAATGTTTGTAGGCACGGCCCTTACGATCGCATGGGAAGCTACGCTCTATAAAGCAACAGGCCTCCAGACGATCTACGTCGCGCTTCCGGCGTCGTTTATCGTCTTGGTGCTCGTTTCTCTATGCACGCAACCAAAAAAATCATAG
- a CDS encoding metal-dependent hydrolase family protein produces MTGFFLKNANVINVKTCTVEENKLLYIVDGRFAETSSPIGADEPVIDCEGKFVSPGIIDAHVHLVWDGTSPDPMTDTLADGDFVCFAKGCSNANKSLKAGVTLVRDVGSCNDTAIPLAASINRGYIQGSRVIPCGGAIQGSYGHCPMIGTICDTKGELIKKIKQLKGAFIAHRIAPPHWIKIMASGGAAGLEDLGPCMYSVEELEAIACEAHRLNIKVAAHALSYDAISKCVYAGIDTIEHGAELDEELLLHMKAHGQTWVPTVAVYKVLSESRGVVADIIVDKSEGVTKKQRAIFKKAMEIGTQIMMGSDAGSANFGPHPSGLMEMCVMEDYGMPKAEVLRCSTYESARILGVDKTLGSIEVAKVADFVILAANPLEKGAKAYIEDLCAVYKLGELVK; encoded by the coding sequence ATGACAGGCTTCTTTTTAAAAAACGCAAATGTCATCAATGTCAAAACCTGTACGGTTGAAGAAAACAAACTGCTTTATATCGTCGATGGCAGGTTCGCGGAGACATCGTCGCCTATTGGTGCCGATGAACCTGTCATCGACTGCGAGGGAAAATTTGTCTCTCCCGGAATAATCGATGCGCACGTTCACCTCGTGTGGGATGGGACATCGCCGGACCCTATGACGGATACGCTCGCCGACGGAGACTTCGTCTGCTTTGCAAAGGGCTGCTCCAACGCGAATAAGTCACTCAAAGCAGGCGTTACGTTGGTTCGTGACGTAGGCTCATGCAACGATACGGCAATTCCGCTTGCCGCGTCCATCAACCGCGGTTACATTCAGGGGAGCCGCGTGATCCCCTGCGGAGGCGCGATCCAGGGCTCATACGGCCATTGCCCGATGATAGGCACGATTTGCGACACAAAAGGTGAATTGATCAAAAAAATAAAACAGCTTAAAGGCGCGTTTATTGCTCACAGGATCGCGCCGCCGCATTGGATCAAGATAATGGCGAGCGGCGGAGCCGCAGGACTTGAAGATCTCGGCCCCTGTATGTACTCTGTGGAAGAGCTGGAGGCAATTGCATGTGAAGCGCATCGTCTTAACATTAAAGTCGCAGCCCACGCCCTTTCCTACGATGCGATCAGTAAATGCGTCTATGCCGGCATCGACACGATCGAGCACGGCGCAGAACTTGATGAAGAACTCCTCCTCCACATGAAAGCCCACGGCCAGACATGGGTCCCAACGGTTGCGGTATATAAAGTTCTTTCGGAAAGCCGCGGCGTCGTTGCGGACATAATTGTCGACAAATCAGAAGGCGTAACGAAAAAACAGCGCGCGATATTCAAAAAGGCGATGGAAATCGGGACGCAGATCATGATGGGGAGCGACGCCGGGTCGGCGAATTTTGGCCCCCATCCGTCAGGGCTCATGGAAATGTGCGTAATGGAAGACTATGGGATGCCGAAGGCGGAAGTTCTTCGATGTTCAACCTATGAGTCTGCACGAATTCTCGGAGTGGATAAAACGCTCGGCTCGATTGAAGTGGCAAAGGTTGCGGATTTTGTCATACTTGCAGCAAATCCGCTTGAAAAAGGCGCAAAGGCATACATTGAAGATCTCTGCGCCGTTTATAAGCTTGGCGAGTTGGTAAAGTAA